A window from Microbacterium ginsengiterrae encodes these proteins:
- a CDS encoding MerR family transcriptional regulator: MKISELSARSGVAVPTIKYYLRERLLPEGERSAPTQASYDDAHVQRLGVIRALIAAGVSIAEIRRVVATLDSPPESAHELLGAAHAAITPTEDDTPDLTAAEELVAGLGWKPGMTDPAVLRAVARALNGLSSAGFEVPRDVMATYLASVRAIADAEIAGVPSSSPEVAVQYVVLGSALVEPLLLALRRVAQQVASAERFGAEGL; this comes from the coding sequence ATGAAGATCTCAGAACTGTCGGCGAGGAGCGGCGTCGCCGTGCCGACGATCAAGTACTACCTGCGCGAGCGGTTGCTGCCCGAGGGTGAGCGCAGCGCACCGACGCAGGCCTCGTATGACGACGCCCACGTGCAGCGCCTCGGTGTGATCCGTGCGCTCATCGCGGCGGGCGTCAGTATCGCCGAGATCAGGCGCGTCGTGGCGACGCTCGACAGTCCGCCCGAGAGCGCCCATGAACTGCTCGGGGCCGCGCACGCGGCGATCACCCCGACCGAGGACGACACTCCCGACCTCACCGCAGCCGAGGAGCTGGTGGCGGGACTCGGATGGAAGCCGGGGATGACCGACCCGGCCGTGCTGCGTGCCGTCGCACGGGCATTGAACGGTCTGTCGTCGGCCGGGTTCGAGGTGCCGCGCGACGTCATGGCGACGTACCTGGCGAGCGTCCGCGCGATCGCGGACGCGGAGATCGCCGGCGTTCCGAGCTCATCGCCCGAGGTGGCGGTGCAGTACGTCGTTCTCGGTTCGGCGCTCGTGGAGCCGTTGCTGCTGGCTCTGCGGCGGGTGGCGCAGCAGGTCGCCTCCGCCGAGCGGTTCGGCGCCGAGGGGCTCTGA
- a CDS encoding biotin transporter BioY produces MSAIATHPDRSPVLADLIPGAAARDVLLTLAGTAFIAVAGFIVIPLPFTPVPLSLATFAVLLTGATLGPLRGTASAGLYLALGAIGVPLFAGGSFGWAFSSFGYIVGYVAAAALVGTLARRRSDRNAWSTIGLATLGSLTIYACGVPWLAGFLGVDLATALTLGVLPFLIGDALKILAMSALLPTTWRIIDRAGRR; encoded by the coding sequence ATGTCCGCCATCGCCACCCACCCCGACCGCTCACCGGTGCTCGCCGATCTCATCCCCGGCGCCGCGGCGCGCGACGTGCTCCTCACGTTGGCGGGCACGGCTTTCATCGCCGTCGCGGGATTCATCGTCATCCCCTTGCCCTTCACGCCGGTGCCGCTGTCGCTTGCGACCTTCGCCGTCCTGCTCACCGGCGCGACCCTCGGTCCGCTCCGCGGCACCGCGAGCGCCGGCCTCTACCTGGCACTCGGGGCGATCGGGGTCCCCCTGTTCGCCGGCGGCTCGTTCGGCTGGGCCTTCTCGTCGTTCGGCTACATCGTCGGATACGTCGCGGCCGCCGCCCTGGTCGGCACCCTCGCCCGTCGCCGCTCCGACCGCAACGCCTGGTCGACCATCGGCCTCGCCACGCTCGGTTCACTCACGATCTACGCATGCGGAGTGCCGTGGCTCGCCGGGTTCCTCGGCGTCGACCTCGCGACGGCACTCACCCTCGGCGTCCTGCCGTTCCTCATCGGCGACGCCCTCAAGATCCTCGCCATGTCCGCCCTTCTGCCGACGACGTGGCGGATCATCGACCGCGCCGGGCGGCGCTGA
- a CDS encoding TetR family transcriptional regulator, producing the protein MNAAPAPARNDKSAVVDAAMRVLSENGLPGLSMRRIADELDVQVSALYWHFPNKQALLAAVSDRIVGDADATSGSEGIAAADAEVVAARLRDRLLAHRDGAEIVSSSLALGLLSLPAHVDLARAGRELGLDDAAAETAADTVVHYVIGYTFHEQQRLYAAVVGAADASVDLAPGQVDERGGSFDAGLRMIVAGIRATAGVS; encoded by the coding sequence ATGAACGCCGCGCCCGCACCTGCCCGCAATGACAAGAGCGCCGTCGTCGATGCCGCCATGCGCGTGCTGAGCGAGAACGGCTTGCCCGGCCTGTCGATGCGCAGGATCGCCGATGAGCTCGATGTGCAGGTCAGCGCGTTGTACTGGCACTTCCCGAACAAGCAGGCCCTTCTCGCCGCCGTGAGCGACCGGATCGTCGGGGATGCGGACGCGACCTCGGGTTCCGAGGGGATCGCGGCCGCCGACGCCGAGGTCGTCGCCGCGCGGCTGCGCGACCGGCTGCTCGCCCACCGGGACGGCGCGGAGATCGTGTCGAGCTCGCTCGCGCTCGGGCTTCTCTCGCTGCCGGCGCATGTGGACCTCGCGCGCGCGGGCCGCGAGCTCGGGCTGGACGATGCGGCGGCCGAGACCGCCGCCGACACCGTGGTGCACTACGTGATCGGGTACACCTTCCACGAGCAGCAACGGCTGTACGCGGCCGTCGTGGGCGCCGCTGATGCCTCGGTCGACCTCGCGCCGGGGCAGGTCGATGAGCGCGGCGGATCGTTCGATGCCGGCCTCCGGATGATCGTCGCCGGCATCCGCGCCACCGCCGGGGTCAGCTGA
- a CDS encoding RidA family protein, translating to MQLLHTSDAPAPGGHYSQAVRTGDYIHTAGQVGLNAATGVTPSDFREQTRQALANLRAVLAEGGAEITDVVRTMCLLTDIDNFAIFNEEYAAFFGDHRPARSTFGIALAGGFTVEVEAIAYVGDR from the coding sequence ATGCAACTTCTTCACACCTCCGACGCCCCGGCCCCCGGCGGGCACTACTCCCAGGCCGTTCGGACCGGCGACTACATCCACACTGCGGGACAGGTCGGACTGAACGCCGCCACCGGAGTGACACCAAGCGACTTCCGCGAACAGACGCGGCAGGCTCTCGCCAATCTCAGGGCAGTCCTCGCCGAGGGTGGCGCCGAGATCACTGATGTCGTCCGCACCATGTGCCTGCTCACCGACATCGACAACTTCGCCATCTTCAACGAGGAATACGCGGCGTTCTTCGGCGATCACCGCCCCGCACGCAGCACCTTCGGCATCGCACTCGCGGGCGGATTCACCGTCGAGGTCGAGGCGATCGCGTACGTCGGCGACCGCTGA
- a CDS encoding M20 family metallopeptidase: protein MTTHTTPVDVRSIDEFLDAHADELIDLVHDLIAINSQIPPYGDEREIVAFLRSTLTRMGLDEDITIIGPTEDRPSMIARMRGTGGGANLMLNGHVDTKPIGEARELWRKPPLEAIVEDGILYGLGATDMKGAVAAMIFAAYALRASGAALAGDLVLGLIADEEAGAQLGAKFVAPHVSDVDAILIGEPSGWEHDWQGIHLVSRGVCGFRVIVQGTQMHSSLSDRMPSVNASLKLADLMLRIGAELDLPFTPHPLGQVGPTLNTGVMIDGGTFFGVVPGRAEFACDLRTVPGQTREEVAEALDRWLDACRTADPELQVEYHFEEGLDWIPWSELDAEHPLVAATQRAAADVLGEAPPLSVFPGGTDAPWYSQLGIPTLPSFGPGVLTCAHGPNEYVSVDSIHQAAKMYARIALDFCSSPIDTDN from the coding sequence ATGACCACGCACACCACACCCGTCGATGTCCGCAGCATCGATGAGTTCCTCGACGCCCACGCCGACGAGCTGATCGATCTCGTACACGATCTCATCGCCATCAACAGCCAGATCCCGCCGTATGGCGACGAGCGCGAGATCGTTGCGTTTCTGCGTTCGACGCTCACCCGGATGGGCCTCGACGAGGACATCACAATCATCGGACCGACCGAGGACCGCCCGAGCATGATCGCCCGGATGCGTGGCACCGGCGGCGGTGCGAACCTCATGCTGAACGGTCACGTCGACACCAAGCCCATCGGAGAGGCCCGCGAACTGTGGCGCAAGCCGCCGCTTGAGGCGATTGTCGAGGACGGCATCCTGTATGGACTCGGGGCCACCGACATGAAAGGCGCCGTCGCCGCCATGATCTTCGCCGCCTACGCGCTGCGGGCGTCCGGAGCAGCGCTCGCCGGCGACCTCGTGCTCGGACTGATCGCCGATGAGGAGGCCGGTGCGCAACTCGGCGCCAAGTTCGTCGCCCCGCACGTCTCCGACGTCGACGCGATTCTCATCGGTGAGCCGAGCGGCTGGGAACACGACTGGCAGGGGATCCACCTCGTCTCCCGCGGCGTCTGCGGCTTCCGCGTGATCGTGCAGGGTACCCAGATGCACTCGAGCCTCTCGGATCGCATGCCGTCTGTGAATGCCTCCCTGAAACTCGCTGACCTCATGCTCCGCATCGGGGCGGAACTCGATCTGCCGTTCACGCCGCACCCGCTCGGTCAGGTGGGCCCGACGCTGAACACCGGTGTCATGATCGACGGCGGCACCTTCTTCGGCGTGGTCCCCGGTCGCGCCGAGTTCGCGTGCGACCTGCGCACGGTCCCCGGTCAGACGCGCGAGGAGGTCGCCGAGGCACTGGATCGCTGGCTGGACGCGTGCCGCACCGCGGACCCCGAACTCCAGGTCGAGTACCACTTCGAAGAGGGACTCGACTGGATCCCGTGGAGCGAGCTCGACGCGGAGCATCCACTCGTGGCCGCGACGCAGCGCGCAGCGGCCGACGTGCTCGGCGAAGCCCCACCGCTGTCGGTGTTTCCCGGGGGCACCGACGCGCCCTGGTACTCACAGCTGGGCATCCCGACGCTTCCTTCCTTCGGCCCCGGCGTTCTCACCTGCGCGCACGGCCCCAACGAGTACGTGAGCGTGGACAGCATTCACCAGGCGGCAAAGATGTATGCCCGCATCGCGCTCGACTTCTGCTCCAGCCCCATCGACACCGACAACTGA